The DNA sequence GCTATTTTTAAAAGGACCTTTTTGTGTTTCGTTTTATCTCTAATAATACCCTTTTTTTCAACCTCTTCCTTCCCAACCTCGAATTGGGGCTTGATAAGGGCAATAACCTCTCCATTTTGAGCTAAAAGTCTAAATACCAAAGGAAGGACCAATTCAAGCGATATAAAAGAGACATCTATGGTAGCCAAATTGATTCTATCCTTTATCATCGAAGGGTCTAAGTAACGGATATTGACCTTCTCCATATTAATAACTCTGGGATCATTTCTCAGGTGCCAATCTAACTGCCCATATCCCACATCTATGGCATAAACCTTTTTCACTCCCCTTTCCAAGAGAAAATGGGTAAATCCTCCTGTTGATGCACCGATATCCATTGCTATTTTATCTTTTAAATCCAGAGGAAATGCCTTGAAGAAACCCTCAAGCTTTTCACCGCCGCGGCTTACATAAGAGGAGGAATTTTGTTTGATTTTAATATTGGAGGAGGATGATACCTTTGTTCCTGCTTTATTGATTATAGTCCCATCAACAAAAACCTTACCAGCTAAAATCAGGGCCTTTGCCCTTTCTCTTCCTTCAGCCAGCCCCTTTTCTACTAAAACCTTATCCAGCCGTTCTTTTCCCTGCATTATTTAGAAAAGATAAGAAAAAATTTTTATTTTTCTTGGAATTCAAAAGAGATTTTAGCTCTAAGACAATCCCTTCTTCACAGAGTCCATACCTTTTTCTAAGAATT is a window from the Nitrospinota bacterium genome containing:
- a CDS encoding TlyA family RNA methyltransferase; the protein is MQGKERLDKVLVEKGLAEGRERAKALILAGKVFVDGTIINKAGTKVSSSSNIKIKQNSSSYVSRGGEKLEGFFKAFPLDLKDKIAMDIGASTGGFTHFLLERGVKKVYAIDVGYGQLDWHLRNDPRVINMEKVNIRYLDPSMIKDRINLATIDVSFISLELVLPLVFRLLAQNGEVIALIKPQFEVGKEEVEKKGIIRDKTKHKKVLLKIAQLSKKMGWKVKGMMRSPLLGAKGNIEFFIYLSSSKDSSDREDIETYIDNIINNPL